In the Theobroma cacao cultivar B97-61/B2 chromosome 1, Criollo_cocoa_genome_V2, whole genome shotgun sequence genome, one interval contains:
- the LOC18613090 gene encoding phospholipid--sterol O-acyltransferase isoform X1 codes for MGGEEQQRRRLAVALAAVLLLGTFELSEGEFNGDYSKLSGIIIPGFASTQLRAWSILDCPYSPLDFNPLDLVWLDTTKLLSAVNCWLKCMLLDPYNQTDHPECKSRPDSGLSAITELDPGYITGPLSSVWKEWVKWCIEFGIEANAIIAVPYDWRLPPSLLEERDLYFHKLKLTFETALKLRGGPSVVFAHSLGNHVFRYFLEWLKLEIAPKQYIQWLDEHIYAYFAVGAPLLGAIETVKAALSGNTFGLPVSEGTARLMFNSFGSSLWMMPFSKYCRADGKYLKHFSGGIRKDHHTYQCEQEEFHSNYSGWPTNIINIEIPSIRGFDAYPSVSEFAETNLSSMECGLPTQLSFSARDVSDGTFFKAIEDYDSDSKRILYQLKKSYHDDPVLNPFTPWDRPPIKNVFCIYGIDSKTEVGYYFAPSGKPYPDNWIITDVIYEIEGSLISRSGNQVEGNPGPASGDETVPYHSLSWCKNWLGQRVNITRAPQSEHDGSDVQVELNVEHHYEQDIVPNMTRSPRVKYITYYEDSESIPGQRTAVWELDKANHRNIVRSPVLMRELWLQIWHDIHLDTKSNFVTKAKRGPLRNEDCYWDYGKARCAWPEYCEYRYVFGDVHLGQSCRLRNSSADTLLHYV; via the exons ATGGGCGGAGAAGAACAACAACGCCGTCGTTTAGCGGTCGCCCTGGCGGCGGTTCTTCTCCTGGGAACGTTTGAACTCAGCGAAGGAGAGTTCAATGGAGACTATTCAAAGCTGTCAGGGATAATAATACCAGGATTCGCATCAACTCAGTTAAGAGCATGGTCCATTCTCGACTGCCCGTACTCTCCTCTCGATTTCAATCCCCTCGACTTGGTTTGGCTGGATACTACTAAA CTCCTCTCAGCTGTAAATTGTTGGCTTAAGTGCATGTTACTTGATCCTTACAACCAAACAGATCACCCAGAATGCAAGTCGCGGCCTGATAGTGGTCTTTCTGCTATTACAGAACTTGATCCAGGTTACATTACAG GCCCTCTTTCTTCAGTGTGGAAAGAATGGGTTAAGTGGTGCATTGAATTTGGTATTGAGGCTAATGCAATCATAGCTGTTCCATATGATTGGAGATTGCCACCGTCgttgcttgaggagagagatctttATTTTCACAAGTTAAA GCTGACATTTGAAACTGCTCTCAAACTTCGTGGGGGGCCATCAGTTGTGTTTGCTCATTCATTGGGTAATCATGTTTTCCGTTATTTTTTGGAGTGGTTAAAGCTAGAAATTGCACCAAAACAGTACATCCAATGGTTGGATGAGCATATTTATGCCTATTTTGCTGTTG GAGCTCCTCTTCTTGGTGCAATTGAGACGGTCAAAGCAGCACTTTCTGGAAACACATTTGGCCTTCCTGTTTCTGAG GGAACAGCTCGATTGATGTTCAATTCATTTGGTTCTTCATTATGGATGATGCCATTTTCAAAGTATTGTAGGGCAGATGGCAAATATTTGAAGCATTTTTCTGGTGGAATCAGGAAGGATCATCATACCTATCAGTGTGAGCAAGAGGAATTTCATTCAAACTACTCTGGATGGCCCACAAATATAATCAACATTGAAATTCCTTCAATCCGTG GGTTTGATGCCTATCCATCAGTTTCAGAATTTGCCGAGACCAACTTGTCTAGCATGGAATGTGGACTCCCCACACAGTTATCATTTTCAGCTCGTGATGTATCAGATGGGACCTTTTTCAAAGCTATAGAGGATTATGATTCAGATAGCAAGAGGATCTTGTACCAACTGAAAAA GTCATATCATGACGATCCTGTTCTGAATCCTTTTACACCGTGGGATAGACCACctataaaaaatgttttctgTATCTATGGAATAGATTCAAAGACTGAG GTTGGTTACTATTTTGCACCAAGTGGCAAACCTTACCCTGACAATTGGATAATAACAGATGTCATCTATGAAATTGAAGGATCACTTATCTCACG GTCAGGGAATCAGGTTGAAGGGAATCCAGGACCTGCAAGTGGAGATGAGACA GTACCGTATCATTCCCTATCTTGGTGCAAGAACTGGCTTGGGCAAAGAGTGAATATAACAAGGGCTCCACAG TCGGAGCATGATGGGTCTGATGTACAAGTGGAATTGAATGTTGAGCATCATTATGAACAAGATATAGTTCCCAATATGACAAGGTCACCTAGAGTCAAATACATAACCTACTATGAAGACTCTGAAAGCATTCCAGGACAGAGGACAGCAGTTTGGGAGCTAGATAAAG CAAATCACAGGAACATAGTTAGATCACCGGTTCTAATGCGAGAGTTATGGCTCCAGATTTGGCATGATATTCATCTTGATACAAAGTCCAATTTTGTTACAAAAG CTAAGCGTGGGCCCTTGAGGAATGAGGACTGCTACTGGGATTATGGAAAAGCTCGGTGTGCGTGGCCTGAATACTGTGAATACAG GTATGTATTCGGTGATGTTCATTTGGGACAGAGCTGTAGGTTAAGGAATTCTTCAGCTGATACACTCCTGCATTATGTATAG
- the LOC18613091 gene encoding rho GDP-dissociation inhibitor 1: protein MESGKRAEAGPSTGASEEKQEREERKMTEKPLAVEVCDDHEEDEEDEDKEDGVGAVAGFVPGPLLSLKEQIEKDKDDDSLRRWKEKLLGCVEGDLNGQMEPEVKFHSIGIISDDLGEINYPLPIDRNQNGLLLFTLKEGSQYQLKLSFSVLHNIVSGLTYSNTVWKAGLQVDQNKGMLGTFAPQREPYVYILDEETTPSGVLARGIYSAKLKFEDDDRRCHMELNYSFEIKKSS, encoded by the exons atggaGAGTGGGAAGAGAGCAGAAGCAGGGCCATCAACAGGTGCTAGTGAGGAGAagcaagagagagaagaaaggaaaatgactGAGAAACCATTAGCTGTTGAGGTTTGTGATGATCATGAAGAAGACgaagaagatgaagataaGGAAGATGGTGTCGGAGCTGTGGCTGGTTTTGTTCCTGGACCTCTTCTTTCTCTCAAGGAACAGATTGAGAAAGAcaag GATGATGACAGCTTAAGGAGATGGAAGGAGAAGCTTCTTGGTTGTGTTGAAGGAGACCTAAATG GCCAAATGGAACCTGAAGTCAAATTCCACTCCATAGGAATTATTTCTGATGACCTTGGGGAAATTAATTACCCCTTGCCCATTGATAGGAATCAGAATGGTCTTCTCCTGTTTACTCTCAAGGAAGGATCTCAATATCAGCTGAAGTTATCATTTAGTGTTCTGCACAACATTGTTTCTGGTTTAACGTACTCCAACACAGTGTGGAAGGCAGGGCTTCAAG TTGATCAAAACAAAGGAATGTTGGGTACTTTTGCTCCTCAGCGAGAACCATATGTGTACATCTTGGATGAAGAGACTACGCCATCTGGGGTGCTGGCAAGGGGAATTTACTCCGCAAAGCTTAAG TTTGAAGATGATGACAGAAGATGCCACATGGAGCTCAACTACTCCTTCGAGATAAAGAAGAGCAGCTAG
- the LOC18613090 gene encoding phospholipid--sterol O-acyltransferase isoform X2: MGGEEQQRRRLAVALAAVLLLGTFELSEGEFNGDYSKLSGIIIPGFASTQLRAWSILDCPYSPLDFNPLDLVWLDTTKLLSAVNCWLKCMLLDPYNQTDHPECKSRPDSGLSAITELDPGYITGPLSSVWKEWVKWCIEFGIEANAIIAVPYDWRLPPSLLEERDLYFHKLKLTFETALKLRGGPSVVFAHSLGAPLLGAIETVKAALSGNTFGLPVSEGTARLMFNSFGSSLWMMPFSKYCRADGKYLKHFSGGIRKDHHTYQCEQEEFHSNYSGWPTNIINIEIPSIRGFDAYPSVSEFAETNLSSMECGLPTQLSFSARDVSDGTFFKAIEDYDSDSKRILYQLKKSYHDDPVLNPFTPWDRPPIKNVFCIYGIDSKTEVGYYFAPSGKPYPDNWIITDVIYEIEGSLISRSGNQVEGNPGPASGDETVPYHSLSWCKNWLGQRVNITRAPQSEHDGSDVQVELNVEHHYEQDIVPNMTRSPRVKYITYYEDSESIPGQRTAVWELDKANHRNIVRSPVLMRELWLQIWHDIHLDTKSNFVTKAKRGPLRNEDCYWDYGKARCAWPEYCEYRYVFGDVHLGQSCRLRNSSADTLLHYV, translated from the exons ATGGGCGGAGAAGAACAACAACGCCGTCGTTTAGCGGTCGCCCTGGCGGCGGTTCTTCTCCTGGGAACGTTTGAACTCAGCGAAGGAGAGTTCAATGGAGACTATTCAAAGCTGTCAGGGATAATAATACCAGGATTCGCATCAACTCAGTTAAGAGCATGGTCCATTCTCGACTGCCCGTACTCTCCTCTCGATTTCAATCCCCTCGACTTGGTTTGGCTGGATACTACTAAA CTCCTCTCAGCTGTAAATTGTTGGCTTAAGTGCATGTTACTTGATCCTTACAACCAAACAGATCACCCAGAATGCAAGTCGCGGCCTGATAGTGGTCTTTCTGCTATTACAGAACTTGATCCAGGTTACATTACAG GCCCTCTTTCTTCAGTGTGGAAAGAATGGGTTAAGTGGTGCATTGAATTTGGTATTGAGGCTAATGCAATCATAGCTGTTCCATATGATTGGAGATTGCCACCGTCgttgcttgaggagagagatctttATTTTCACAAGTTAAA GCTGACATTTGAAACTGCTCTCAAACTTCGTGGGGGGCCATCAGTTGTGTTTGCTCATTCATTGG GAGCTCCTCTTCTTGGTGCAATTGAGACGGTCAAAGCAGCACTTTCTGGAAACACATTTGGCCTTCCTGTTTCTGAG GGAACAGCTCGATTGATGTTCAATTCATTTGGTTCTTCATTATGGATGATGCCATTTTCAAAGTATTGTAGGGCAGATGGCAAATATTTGAAGCATTTTTCTGGTGGAATCAGGAAGGATCATCATACCTATCAGTGTGAGCAAGAGGAATTTCATTCAAACTACTCTGGATGGCCCACAAATATAATCAACATTGAAATTCCTTCAATCCGTG GGTTTGATGCCTATCCATCAGTTTCAGAATTTGCCGAGACCAACTTGTCTAGCATGGAATGTGGACTCCCCACACAGTTATCATTTTCAGCTCGTGATGTATCAGATGGGACCTTTTTCAAAGCTATAGAGGATTATGATTCAGATAGCAAGAGGATCTTGTACCAACTGAAAAA GTCATATCATGACGATCCTGTTCTGAATCCTTTTACACCGTGGGATAGACCACctataaaaaatgttttctgTATCTATGGAATAGATTCAAAGACTGAG GTTGGTTACTATTTTGCACCAAGTGGCAAACCTTACCCTGACAATTGGATAATAACAGATGTCATCTATGAAATTGAAGGATCACTTATCTCACG GTCAGGGAATCAGGTTGAAGGGAATCCAGGACCTGCAAGTGGAGATGAGACA GTACCGTATCATTCCCTATCTTGGTGCAAGAACTGGCTTGGGCAAAGAGTGAATATAACAAGGGCTCCACAG TCGGAGCATGATGGGTCTGATGTACAAGTGGAATTGAATGTTGAGCATCATTATGAACAAGATATAGTTCCCAATATGACAAGGTCACCTAGAGTCAAATACATAACCTACTATGAAGACTCTGAAAGCATTCCAGGACAGAGGACAGCAGTTTGGGAGCTAGATAAAG CAAATCACAGGAACATAGTTAGATCACCGGTTCTAATGCGAGAGTTATGGCTCCAGATTTGGCATGATATTCATCTTGATACAAAGTCCAATTTTGTTACAAAAG CTAAGCGTGGGCCCTTGAGGAATGAGGACTGCTACTGGGATTATGGAAAAGCTCGGTGTGCGTGGCCTGAATACTGTGAATACAG GTATGTATTCGGTGATGTTCATTTGGGACAGAGCTGTAGGTTAAGGAATTCTTCAGCTGATACACTCCTGCATTATGTATAG
- the LOC18613089 gene encoding exocyst complex component EXO84B isoform X2, which translates to MDDAAHSDTSSGMSSVSSDLDAKTELESMAGKGIKHLCSELLELKAESDEDFHRNIFSNYSSFVRIFDEVKGMENELMQLKSQVFTQKRLVKDLIDGIHLKLLSEETIDSILQESESAELSSPSELEVHIDNILETLDILMLENRVDEAIDILEMQDENLQRMQYEDNSSADLLLLYNSAFSEKKAMLTLQLTLSAENPRISAAELQKVLVGICRLGDSHLSTQLLLKYYHSRIATGMHNLQCSQSFLDGLYVKELAKFVFSMISQAARSFMMLYGETSPHASELIQWAREETKLFVASFNTYVKSNSDISKGLSTAVESMQFAMSYCSLLKSQRLFLRPYLIKHIRPCVEEVLQIHIDHFKKVISMFTATDTWVLGRYLISEILSEGNYMVFGQQPEYCHLTNSGWKFVTLLQAIIADVTPLLAIQIEGSILKGLMNLFTDYIDILEKAITFETHGSERGSRRTSAESLPQQISMLANLSTLQNFFFKIIRSFFRGTGYMNSELRKKKSIDLQQKELDGCILFIQEAAAQLRSHFCQQFINGMMSLETGSKLIKETCTDNQEELTTFHDEMPSIAFQVLFLELRKVDKLAEENVFEEDWLMELLRELIEAIFSWIVNNKEIWRYTKENTPVQLSDIFSQFVLDMHFLVEIVKYGGYFSKIPLVLLSLVDSAFTSAGLDPKSDIDCDGCAKNAATEAIQKLLEIEKMQLFSKDDSVDILEESHENEPVQNESRRTMKDSLLLDNYGGIEDVESENGISQACDEHEKTDLPDPSSFDGYGDASELRVPNKEDSGNEADATDSVVNELEDDGKKVVRD; encoded by the exons ATGGACGACGCCGCCCATTCCGATACCAGCTCCGGCATGTCCTCCGTCTCCAGCGACCTCGACGCTAAGACCGAGCTCGAGTCCATGGCTGGAAAG GGAATTAAGCATCTTTGTTCGGAGCTTCTCGAGCTAAAGGCGGAATCAGATGAAGATTTCCACAGAAATATTTTCTCTAATTATTCTTCCTTTGTCAg AATATTTGATGAAGTAAAAGGAATGGAAAATGAACTGATGCAATTAAAGAGCCAAGTTTTTACTCAAAAGAGGCTTGTAAAAGACCTTATAGATGGAAttcatttaaaacttttatcaGAGGAAACAATTGACTCAATTCTTCAAGAATCTGAATCTGCTGAACTATCTTCTCCAAGCGAGTTGGAAGTTCATATCGATAACATTTTAGAAACATTGGATATTCTCATGTTAGAAAACAGGGTGGATGAAGCAATAGATATTTTAGAAATGCAGGATGAAAATTTACAAAGGATGCAATATGAAGATAATTCTTCAGCGGACTTGTTACTGTTGTATAATTCAGCATTTTCTGAGAAAAAGGCTATGCTTACTTTACAGTTGACATTATCTGCTGAAAATCCTAGAATATCTGCTGCTGAACTTCAAAAAGTGTTAGTTGGAATTTGCAGACTTGGTGACAGTCATCTTTCAACTCAATTGTTGCTTAAGTATTACCATTCGCGTATAGCAACTGGAATGCATAATCTGCAGTGTTCACAATCTTTTTTAGATGGTTTATATGTTAAAGAACTTGCAAAGTTTGTGTTTTCTATGATTTCTCAAGCAGCAAGGAGCTTTATGATGTTATATGGAGAAACTTCTCCTCATGCTTCAGAACTTATTCAATGGGCCCGGGAAGAAACCAAACTGTTTGTTGCTTCATTTAATACATATGTGAAGTCCAATTCTGACATAAGCAAAGGGTTATCGACGGCAGTAGAATCCATGCAGTTTGCAATGTCCTATTGCTCCTTGTTAAAATCTCAGAGACTATTCCTAAGACCATACTTGATCAAGCATATTCGTCCTTGCGTGGAAGAGGTTCTACAGATACACATAGACCATTTTAAGAAAGTTATCAGTATGTTTACAGCAACTGACACCTGGGTTTTGGGTAGATATCTTATCTCAGAAATTTTAAGTGAAGGGAATTATATGGTTTTTGGGCAACAGCCAGAATATTGCCATCTCACTAACAGTGGCTGGAAGTTTGTAACTCTGTTGCAG GCTATCATAGCAGATGTCACCCCTTTACTTGCCATTCAAATTGAAGGTTCTATCCTTAAAGGACTCATGAATCTCTTCACAGACTACATAGATATCCTTGAGAAAGCTATTACCTTTGAAACACATGGTTCCGAGAGAGGTTCAAGAAGAACTTCAGCAGAGTCGTTGCCACAACAGATTTCCATGCTTGCTAATTTATCAACATTACAAAATTTCTTCTTCAAGATCATCAGAAGTTTCTTCAGGGGTACTGGTTACATGAATTCTGaactaaggaagaaaaaatcCATTGATTTACAACAGAAGGAACTTGATGGATGTATACTTTTCATTCAAGAGGCTGCTGCTCAGCTCAGATCTCATTTCTGCCAGCAATTTATAAATGGAATGATGTCCCTTGAAACTGGCTCTAAACTTATTAAAGAAACCTGCACTGATAACCAGGAAGAGCTAACCACGTTTCATGATGAAATGCCCTCTATTGCATTTCAG GTACTGTTTTTAGAGCTAAGAAAAGTTGATAAACTTGCTGAAGAAAATGTCTTTGAAGAGGATTGGTTGATGGAGCTGTTAAGGGAGTTGATAGAGGCTATATTTTCTTGGATAGTCAACAacaaggagatttggagataTACAAAAGAGAATACACCTGTCCAACTTTCTGACATTTTCAGTCAG TTTGTCTTGGACATGCATTTTCTGGTGGAAATTGTGAAATATGGAGGATACTTCTCCAAAATACCCTTGGTTCTACTAAGTCTTGTGGATTCAGCCTTTACTTCAGCTGGACTTGATCCTAAAAG TGATATTGACTGTGATGGATGCGCTAAAAATGCTGCAACTGAAGCAATTCAAAAGTTACTGGAGATCGAGAAAATGCAACTGTTTTCTAAAGATGATTCTGTTGATATTTTGGAGGAATCACATGAAAATGAACCTGTTCAGAATGAAAGTAGAAGAACTA
- the LOC18613094 gene encoding tetratricopeptide repeat protein 7A, which produces MKGKIRIKKPRSGGLREDLGQIMKCLCTGEPITKVDKMIPSSESLATKDYSLSGYSSKVSDSEKKPDSRNIEEAELSLRESSSLNYEEARALLGRIEYQKGNIEAALHVFEGIDIAAITPKMKLTLSRRVERRKRRSHDYAPPPMSIHAVSLLLEAIFLKAKSLQHLQRFKEAAKTCKVILDIVESSLPEGLPENFGADCKLQETLNKAVELLPELWKFSDSSREAILSYRRALLHQWNLDAETTARIQKQFAIFLLYCGGEASPPNLRSLMDSSFVPRNNIEEAILLLMILLRKVSLKRIEWDPSILDHLSFALSMSGDLRALANQIEELLPGIINRKERYHILALCYYGAGEDLVALNLLRKLLSSREDPDCVQALLMASRICGEKLNFAEEGISFARRALESLDDECSELEGTGNFLLGVALLGHSKSAPSNSERFARQSEALQALGSAGKITSMKDPNFLYYLSLGNAEQRKLEAALYYAKSSLKLEGGSNIRGWLLLARILSAQKRFMDGEIVLNAALDQTGKWDQGELLRTKAKLQIAQGRLKSAIETYTQLLAVLQVQSKSFGSGKKLHKDCGYSSRSFEQEIWHDLAYLYISLSQWLDAEICLSKSAAISSYSAVRNHATGVLYERKGLLKEALKAYRNALDMDPNHVPSLTSAAGVLRQLGSQSIAIIKSLLMNALRVDRMNPSAWYNLGLLHKAEDTASSLEEAAECFEAAAILEESAPVEPFR; this is translated from the exons ATGAAGGGTAAAATAAGGATTAAGAAGCCGAGAAGTGGTGGACTTAGGGAGGATTTGGGACAGATAATGAAGTGTTTATGCACCGGAGAGCCAATAACAAAAGTAGACAAGATGATACCTTCATCCGAATCCCTTGCTACCAAAGATTATTCATTGAGTGGTTATTCTTCTAAAGTTAGTGACAGTGAAAAAAAGCCAGATTCCAGGAATATAGAAGAAGCTGAATTGTCTCTGCGTGAAAGTAGTTCGCTGAATTATGAG GAAGCAAGAGCACTGCTGGGAAGAATTGAATATCAGAAAGGAAATATAGAAGCTGCACTACATGTGTTTGAAGGAATAGATATCGCTGCAATAACTCCCAAAATGAAACTCACCCTTTCCAGAAGAGTAGAACGTCGTAAGAGACGATCTCATGACTATGCTCCTCCACCAATGTCTATCCATGCTGTCAGTTTACTGCTAGAAGCAATCTTTCTCAAAGCAAAATCATTGCAGCATCTCCAGAGGTTTAAAG AAGCTGCTAAAACTTGCAAAGTCATTCTGGACATTGTTGAATCTTCATTACCAGAAGGCTTGCCTGAAAACTTTGGTGCTGACTGTAAATTGCAGGAGACTCTTAATAAGGCTGTCGAGCTGCTTCCAGAATTATGGAAATTTAGTGATTCTTCACGTGAAGCAATTTTGTCCTACCGCAGGGCTCTTCTCCATCAGTGGAACCTTGATGCGGAAACTACCGCAAGGATTCAAAAACAGTTTGCCATTTTTCTTCTGTATTGTGGAGGCGAAGCAAGCCCCCCAAACCTCCGCTCCCTAATGGATAGTTCATTTGTCCCTAGAAATAACATAGAAGAAGCTATACTCCTGTTAATGATACTATTAAGAAAAGTTTCTCTGAAGAGAATTGAATGGGATCCATCAATTTTGGATCATCTGTCATTTGCTCTCTCCATGTCTGGGGATTTGAGGGCTTTGGCTAACCAAATAGAAGAGCTGCTTCCAGGGATTATTAATCGCAAAGAAAGATACCACATTCTAGCTCTCTGTTATTATGGAGCAGGTGAAGATTTGGTTGCTTTGAATCTATTGCGGAAATTGTTGAGTAGTAGAGAGGATCCAGATTGTGTTCAAGCTTTGTTAATGGCATCAAGAATTTGTGGGGAAAAACTAAATTTTGCAGAAGAAGGGATTAGTTTTGCTCGTAGAGCCCTTGAAAGCTTGGACGATGAATGCAGTGAGTTGGAAGGTACTGGTAACTTTTTACTGGGTGTGGCTCTTTTAGGACATTCCAAGTCAGCCCCATCCAATTCTGAGAGGTTTGCAAGACAGTCTGAGGCCCTTCAGGCCTTGGGAAGTGCTGGGAAAATTACAAGTATGAAAGAcccaaattttctttattatctCAGCCTAGGAAATGCTGAGCAGAGGAAGTTGGAAGCTGCACTCTATTATGCAAAGTCTTCGCTAAAACTAGAAGGTGGCTCGAACATTAGGGGGTGGTTGTTGTTGGCTCGCATATTGTCAGCACAAAAACGTTttatggatggtgaaattgtTCTCAATGCTGCCTTGGATCAAACTGGCAAATGGgatcagggagaattattgcGCACCAAAGCTAAACTTCAAATTGCACAGGGGCGGCTGAAAAGTGCCATTGAGACATATACTCAGCTTCTTGCTGTTCTTCAAGTACAGAGTAAAAGTTTTGGTTCTGGCAAGAAGCTTCATAAG GACTGTGGATATTCTTCTAGGAGTTTTGAACAGGAAATATGGCATGATCTAGCTTATCTCTACATAAGCTTGTCACAGTGGCTAGATGCTGAGATTTGTCTTTCAAAATCCGCCGCCATCAGTTCTTACTCTGCTGTTAGAAATCATGCAACTG GTGTACTTTATGAGAGAAAAGGGCTCCTAAAAGAAGCTCTGAAGGCTTATCGGAATGCTTTGGATATGGATCCCAATCACGTGCCAAGCTTGACATCTGCAGCTGGTGTGCTCAGACAACTTGGGAGCCAATCCATTGCAATTATAAAAAGCTTGCTGATGAATGCTCTCCGAGTTGATAGGATGAACCCATCTGCATGGTATAATCTTGGTCTGCTTCACAAAGCAGAAGACACTGCATCGTCACTTGAAGAAGCGGCTGAATGTTTTGAGGCTGCTGCCATTCTTGAAGAGTCAGCGCCTGTTGAGCCATTCAGATAA